A genomic region of Puntigrus tetrazona isolate hp1 unplaced genomic scaffold, ASM1883169v1 S000000185, whole genome shotgun sequence contains the following coding sequences:
- the LOC122333152 gene encoding cystatin-B-like: MSNTKLEGWSELKLLTQEEKKICLELRPKIEKQRNTTFLMYIPVVSRTQTVNGKNYMFKVLVGVEKDDCVCVHAEALPCDGGGVRLVADDYPKNIEDPLLPLEDPKK, encoded by the exons ATGTCAAACACTAAACTAGAAGGATGGAGCGAATTGAAGCTGTTGACTCAAGAGGAGAAAAAGATTTGCCTTGAG tTGAGGCCAAAGATAGAGAAGCAGCGAAACACTACTTTTTTGATGTACATTCCTGTGGTCAGTCGTACTCAGACTGTGAATGGAAAAAATTACATGTTCAAG gtGTTGGTCGGTGTTGAGAAggatgactgtgtgtgtgttcacgcaGAGGCTCTTCCCTGTGATGGAGGGGGAGTGCGTCTGGTTGCAGACGACTACCCTAAAAATATTGAAGACCCGCTGCTTCCTCTTGAAGACCCCAAGAA